The Oxobacter pfennigii genome has a window encoding:
- a CDS encoding ATP-binding protein: MIRQVTIDKLHDLRLSAMADAFEAQCKDQSFVPFSFEDRFGMLVDKEWDKRKNTKLQKLIHIGDFRHPNACMEDIEYHVDRKLDKAQMLEFSTCRYISANHHIILKGASGNGKTYIACALGIAACRNFIKVRYIRLPDLLNELAVAHGEGTFEKVIKTYQRIDLLILDEFLLTPLASDQARELLEIIEA, encoded by the coding sequence ATGATACGACAGGTAACCATTGATAAGCTGCATGATTTGCGACTTTCTGCCATGGCAGATGCATTTGAAGCACAATGCAAAGACCAGTCATTTGTTCCTTTTTCTTTTGAAGACCGATTTGGCATGCTGGTTGATAAAGAATGGGATAAACGAAAAAATACAAAATTGCAGAAGTTAATCCACATTGGAGACTTCCGCCATCCCAATGCCTGCATGGAAGATATTGAATACCATGTGGACAGAAAACTGGATAAAGCACAAATGTTGGAGTTCTCAACCTGCCGATACATCAGCGCAAATCATCATATCATTCTCAAAGGTGCATCCGGCAATGGCAAAACCTATATTGCCTGTGCACTTGGCATTGCTGCCTGCAGGAACTTCATCAAGGTCCGTTATATCCGGCTGCCCGATCTACTGAACGAACTTGCAGTAGCACATGGAGAAGGAACTTTTGAAAAAGTTATTAAGACTTATCAGCGTATTGACTTGCTGATACTGGACGAATTTCTTCTTACACCACTGGCAAGTGACCAGGCAAGAGAGCTTCTTGAAATCATAGAAGCATGA
- a CDS encoding DJ-1/PfpI family protein — protein MAEFVRVVAGKGISIAAICGATLFLCRHGFLNHVKHTGDSLELFQNQQGYTGQDLYVPAQVVVDKGFITANETAAVEFAYHIFKTLKIDTDEEIEKWFDNFKNGAVRTL, from the coding sequence ATAGCAGAATTTGTTAGAGTTGTCGCAGGCAAAGGCATCTCAATTGCTGCTATATGCGGAGCCACTTTATTTTTGTGCCGGCATGGTTTCTTAAATCATGTAAAACATACCGGCGATAGTTTGGAACTCTTTCAAAATCAGCAAGGTTATACCGGACAGGATCTTTATGTGCCAGCACAAGTAGTGGTGGACAAAGGGTTTATTACAGCCAATGAAACCGCTGCTGTAGAATTTGCGTATCATATTTTTAAAACATTGAAGATAGATACAGATGAAGAAATTGAAAAATGGTTTGATAATTTTAAAAACGGAGCTGTTCGTACTCTTTAA